From a single Sorghum bicolor cultivar BTx623 chromosome 5, Sorghum_bicolor_NCBIv3, whole genome shotgun sequence genomic region:
- the LOC8074331 gene encoding amino acid permease 3, with translation MATKAAGHAGREAALEVSSVEAGNRADAAAARLDDDDGRPRRTGTMWTASAHIITAVIGAGVLSLAWAMAQLGWAAGTAMMLLFAGISYYTSTLLAECYRCGDSGKRNYTYTEAVRNILGGAKVRLCGVIQYANLVGIAIGYTIAAAISMRAIKRADCFHVRGHHNNKKNPCRSSSNPYMVLFGAVEVVFSQIPDFDQIWWLSIVAAAMSFTYATIGLALGIAQTVANGGFKGSLTGVAVGDGVTPMQKVWRSLQAFGDISFAYSYAYILIEIQDTIKAPPPSEATVMKKATMVSVATTTVFYMLCGCMGYAAFGDDAPDNLLTGFGFYEPFWLLDIANAAIVVHLVGAYQVFCQPLFAFVEKRAAARWPGSGFMAREVRLGPCFVLGVFRLTWRTAFVCVTTVVAMMLPFFGDVVGLLGAVSFWPLTVYFPVEMYIAQRGVRRWSTRWVCLQTLSAACLLVSVAGAVGSTAGVIDAVKLHRPFSG, from the exons ATGGCTACGAAAGCAGCAGGCCACGCGGGCAGGGAGGCGGCGTTGGAGGTGTCGTCCGTGGAGGCAGGCAACCGCGCCGACGCCGCGGCCGCGCGGCTAGACGACGACGATGGGCGGCCGCGGCGGACGGGCACGATGTGGACGGCGAGCGCGCACATCATCACGGCGGTGATCGGCGCCGGCGTCCTGTCCCTGGCGTGGGCGATGGCGCAGCTGGGCTGGGCGGCGGGCACCGCCATGATGCTGCTCTTCGccggcatcagctactacaccTCCACGCTGCTCGCCGAGTGCTACCGCTGCGGCGACTCCGGGAAGCGCAACTACACGTACACGGAGGCCGTGCGCAACATCCTCGGCGGCGCCAAGGTCAGGCTGTGCGGCGTCATCCAGTACGCCAACCTCGTCGGCATCGCCATCGGATACACCATCGCCGCCGCAATCAGCATGAGGGCGATCAAGAGGGCGGACTGCTTCCACGTCAGAGGCCACCACAACAACAAGAAGAACCCGTGCCGGAGCTCCAGCAACCCGTACATGGTCCTCTTCGGCGCCGTCGAGGTCGTCTTCTCGCAGATACCGGACTTTGATCAGATATGGTGGCTCTCCAtcgtcgccgccgccatgtCCTTCACCTACGCCACCATCGGCCTCGCGCTCGGGATCGCGCAGACCGTCGCCAACGGCGGGTTCAAGGGCAGCCTCACCGGCGTCGCTGTCGGCGACGGGGTCACGCCGATGCAGAAGGTCTGGCGCAGCTTGCAGGCCTTCGGCGACATCTCCTTCGCCTACTCCTACGCCTACATCCTCATCGAGATACAG GACACGATCAAGGCGCCGCCGCCATCGGAGGCGACGGTGATGAAGAAGGCGACGATGGTGAGCGTGGCGACGACGACGGTGTTCTACATGCTGTGCGGGTGCATGGGCTACGCGGCGTTCGGCGACGACGCGCCGGACAACCTCCTGACGGGGTTCGGCTTCTACGAGCCCTTCTGGCTGCTGGACATCGCCAACGCCGCCATCGTCGTGCACCTCGTCGGCGCGTACCAGGTCTTCTGCCAGCCGCTCTTCGCGTTCGTGGAGAAGCGGGCGGCGGCACGGTGGCCCGGCAGCGGATTCATGGCGCGGGAGGTGAGGCTGGGGCCCTGCTTCGTCCTCGGCGTGTTCCGACTCACCTGGCGCACGGCGTTCGTCTGCGTCACCACCGTCGTCGCCATGATGCTCCCGTTCTTCGGCGACGTCGTGGGCCTCCTCGGCGCCGTCTCCTTCTGGCCGCTCACCGTCTACTTCCCAGTCGAGATGTACATCGCGCAGCGCGGCGTGCGCAGGTGGAGCACGCGCTGGGTCTGCCTCCAGACGCTCAGCGCCGCGTGCCTCCTCGTCTCCGTCGCCGGCGCCGTTGGCTCCACGGCCGGCGTCATAGACGCGGTCAAGTTGCACCGGCCGTTCAGTGGCTGA